The sequence tattttattttctcttatgaggtgtattaccaaaacactccgtccatctgctcctggtccggccccccctgtcaaattttagaaccctttgtggccctcaagtcaaaaagtttgcccacccctgatctagcctgtccaatccctttagaattttatacgtttcaataagatcccctcttaatcttctaaattccactgagtataagcctagtggatccagtctttcttcatatgaaagtcctgccatcccaggaatcaatctggtgaaccttctctgtattccctcaatggcaagaatgtctttcctcagattaggggaccaaaactgcacacaatattctaggtgtggtctcaccaaggccttgtacaactgcagtagaacctccctgctgctgtactcaaatccttttgctatgaatgccaacataccatttgcctttttcaccacctgctgtacctgcatgcccaccttcaatgactggtgtacaatgacacccaggtcttgttgcatctccccttttcctaatcggccaccgttcagataataatctgttttcctgttcttgcaaccaaaatggataacctcacagttatccacattaaattgcatctgccatgaatttgcccactcacctaacctatccaagtcaacctgcatcctcttagcatcctcctcacagataacactgccgcccagcttcatgtcatccacaaacttggagatgctgcatttaattccctcatctaaaacattaatatatattgtaaacaactggggtcccagcactgagccttgcggtaccccactagtcactgcctgccattctgaaaaggtcccatttactcccattctttgcttcctgtctgccaaccaattctctatccacatcaataccatgcccccaatactgtgtgctttaagtttgcacactaatctcctgtgtgggaccttgtcaaaagccttttgaaaatctaaatataccacatccactggctctcccctatccactctactagttacatcttcaaaaaattctataagattcatcagacatgattttcctttcacaaatccatgttgactttgtccgatgatttcacctctttccaaatgtgctgttatcacatctttgataactgactagcattttccccaccaccgatgtcagactaactggtctataattccccggtttctctctccctccttttttaaaaagttgggttacattagccaccctccaatcctcaggaactaatccagaatccaaggagttttgaaaaattatcactaatgcatccactatttcttgggctacttccttaagcactctgggatgcagaccatctggccctggggatttatctgcctttaatcccttcaatttacctaacaccacttccctactaacatgtatttcccgcAGTTCCTCCATCtgactagaccctcggtcccttactatttccggaagattattaatgtcctccttagtgaagacagaaccaaagtagttattcagttggtctgccatgtctttgttccctatgatcaattcacctgtttctgactgtaaaggacctacatttgtcttgaccaatctttttcttttcacgtatctataaaagcttttacagtcatttttttatgttccctgccagctttctctcataatcttttttccctttcctaattaagccctttgtcctcctctgctggtctctaaatttctcccagtcctcaggtgtgccgcttttgtttgctaatttatatgtttcttctttggacttgatactatccctaatttcccttgtcagccacgggtgcactaccttccctggtttattcttttgccaaactgggatgaacaattgttgtagttcatccatgtgatctttaaatacttgccattgcatatccaccgtcaaccctttaagtatcatttgccagtctatcttaggtaattcatgtctcataccttcaaagttacccttctttaagttcagaacctttgtttctgaattagctatgtcattctccatcttaatgaagaattccaccatattatggtcactcttaccccaaggggcctcgcatgacaagattgctaactaacccttccttattgctcaatacccaatctagaatgacctgctctctagttggttcctcaacatgttggttcagaaaaccatcccgcatacattccaagaaatcctcttcttcagcacccttactaatttggttcacccaatctatatgtagattgaagtcacccattataactactgttcatttattgcacgcatttctaatgccatccccaacctcactactactgttaggtggcctgtacacaactcccaccagtgttttctgccccttagtgttatggagctctacccatatcaattccacatcctccaggctaatgtccttcctttctattgcgttaatctcctctctaaccagcaatgctaccccacctccttttctttcctgtctatccctcctgaatattgaatatccctggatgttgagctcccatccttggtcaccctggagccatgtctctgtgatcccaactatatcatattcattaataactgtcttcacattcaattcatccaccttgttactaatgctccttgcattgacacacaaagcttaATGTGGAACCCTTAGGATGCAGTGATTCGACCTGCagttttgagagggagaagctaaagtccgatgtatcagtattgcaggggagtaaagggaattacagaggcgtgagaaAGTTGCTGGctggttgattggaaggggacattcacaggaatgatggcagagtaACAATGCTGATGTTTCTGTGGGAAATTCcgaaggtgcagaatagatgcATCTCAAAGACACACTATTCAAGTATTCTAAAAAAATAGATGAGGTAActttggctgacaagagaagtcaaagacagcataaaaggaaaagagagggcatataatacaaaaattagtggaagattgggaaactttttTAAACCAGCAGaaggcttttaaaaaaaaaagccgtAAGGAGAAGAATCGTGAAAAGCTAGCTAATAATAccaaagaggatgccaaaagttttttTCCAGATAGATAAagcgtaaaagagaggtgagagtggatgtcagactgtgggaaaataatgctggagagatagtaatggggaacaaagaaatggcaaaggaacttgataagtattttgtgtcagcctTCACTGTAGATGTAAAAAAAAGTGTCCCAGAAATTCGAGAGTGCCAGGGGGCAGAAGTAGgtttagttgctattactaaagagaaggtgcttgggaagctgaaagatctgaagtcacctggatcagatgcaCCCCAGGGTGCTGAAAAGGGCAGCTGAAgtgattgcagaggcattagtaatcttttaagaatcactagattctggaatggttctggaggactggaaaattacaaatgtcaatctactcaagaaaagagggaggcagaagaaattatagagcagttagtctgacttcagtggttgggaaggtgttggagttcattattaaggacaataGTTCGggatatttggaggcacatgatgaaatagggcaaagtcagcatgattctCTTGAgggtaaatcttgcctgacaaatctgttgaaataatttgaggaaataataagcaggatagacaatcaCTGTGATTTGCTTGTCAGCAATCTTAAAGTTGTCAGAGTTGAATATCTCAAATAAAAGCTTTTGCTCTAGGAAGATTGAGGCAATTGGTCTAACTTGAGTCTTTATTTCAACAGTCAATAACGTCTGCTGACATGGAATTCAACCAACTGGAAGCCTTCTTAACAGCACAGACCAAGAAACAAAAGGGAATTACACTGGACCAGGCAGCAGTTTTAACCAAATTCTGGAAAAGTCATAAAGCTAAAATTCGTGAATGTCTTATTAATCAGAACAAGTGGGAAAACTCTTTGAGAAATTTCAGTTGGAGAGTTGACTTGAAGACTCAGTCTGAACACTTGGATCAGATTAACACACCAGTTGCTCTTGTGGAGTTGGAACTTGGAAAAGATGATCGGGTAAGGATAGAGTTTCTGTTGTAGATGATGCCACAGAGTAAAAAATATCCACACTGCACTGGGAGTATTTGTGGCAGAAATTGCTATCTGGATCTTTGTACTTGCATTGCTATTTAGAGACTCAAAGAACTCTTGAGAAATATGACCCCACAATCTTTCTGCAGAATATGTTTGATAATGCTTATCGATTCAAAGTATAAAATTAGTGCTTTTTCCCTTTGCTGTTCCCGCATTCACCCTTGCCTAAAGGGAATTATTCCATACTAACTGTAGTTGTAAGGttattgcatttgtatttactttcTGACTTAAGTGACTTTGTATCTCATAAATGTACGATAATGTCTAATTACCAAATTTGAGAGACTTTGGGAAGTAGTGGACACAAGTGGATTTTAGCTAATCTGGTTTTGTCTTAACTGGTCATTTTCATACATGGAGATCTACAGAGTTTGTCACATGCAAACAAGAGCCATGAGTTAATTCTCCATATTCAGAAAATATTGATGACTCGTGTTTCCATAGCTAATGTTTAGGCTGAACTCGTGATTGGGGTTTCTACCAAAATTGTTCATCTCTACAGAGTTGATGGGGCAGATGTTCTGATCAGTGCTTTGCCACTCTACAATCAAGTGGATAATTCCTAACTCTAGTTCAAAATTAACAGGGAATATTTGATACATTAATTTTATATCAAGTGAATAAATACACTTTCAGAATAATTTTTTTACACCTGTTTGAGTGAAAATCCATTTGAGAGAAATCTGAACATGTATGGTAAGTAATTTTCCTCAAACTTGTGTGTTTTccatgtatttttttaaatcatattTTTATGTAAGATAGTGACTTAGTTGGGTGTCAGGATGGAGATGTATCTTtacaaaaggaggtgtaaggtgctcctttcctccactagccttcagatcacccttgggcaagttgtagcacctacttagcatattcccccccccctcccaaatATGGTGAcatgaagccgtgggagcaggtcgTATGGGAGTTGGTTGTACGAGCAGCTGATACAGATCACAAGTCAGTGGTTGTATAACCAGAACTTccggcagacaatctctaaagagcATTAATAATGGTTAGAGTCCCCTGTTGTGTAAAGACATTGTGCACAAGAAAGCAgtcaatggtaaaccacttctggagaaaaagttgctaagaacaatcatggtcaagaccatggTCACCCACCTCATACTACACAGCGCATAATGATCATGATAACTTATCGACTATTTCCCAGTTTCTTTTTTTATTATCAGTTGCCTCACTGTGTATGAACCTTGATGTTGAGTATAGGTATGTTGTTTATATGTGTGTCTTACCATTATCAAAATTTTGGTCAAGAGGGTGCCAAGCTGCAGTCTCCATCAAGATCGTGTCTCAGACTTAGTTCCTTTTTAAGATTCAGAGTGATGGCTTTTGGACGGAGAAAAAGAGAGGAGAGTTACAGTTTAGGGACAAGGATGTCGGGGAGTTAGAGTTTGGTTAGAGTGTAGGCTTCTGCTTCATATTTGCAGCCCAGCGAGGTGAACATATGACGAACAACATCCGTGGATGGAGCTAGACAAGTGAGGATGAAGGCTGCTGTCCCCCTCCCCCTGGATGAGTACCCCCAGGTTGGTGGATTCAGGGATCAGAGGCATGTGTGCCagtgacccccctccccccccaggtATTCTGCCTGGAACTTGGGATCCTGTCATCAGTGAGTCTGGAGCTCAAGGTCTGGAGTACAGGGTCTTGTCATTGGTGAGTCCTAGGGTCGATAACTGCTCAGGAAGTTGGACCGGATGATGAAAGTCCTTGGTCTGCACGACCACAAGTCCATTGGAGGCCAGTGGCCCAGAAGAGGCCTGTCCTTGagttgtgtgagtgggtgggttgGTGGGACAGAGAAAAAGGGCTTCTTTTGCTGATGGTCAGTTGCCGTTGTtacctgtgttgttctgctgagcgttGTGGGCACGTGATATCGGTGTATGAATGTGTGGCAACTCTTGTGAGCAGCCCCAGCACACCCTTAGAttttgttggttgttaatgcattcACATCTCACTGTATAAATCAACTTTCTCAATTTACCCACTCCCACAGTATCTCTGAGTTGCAGTCTTAAATATTTTCTTCCTTAAGCCTTTcttacttttttttttcttttctttctttttcaatctttttattgaatttcatatataaagaaaacataacataatagtgaataggttataagtgcaatagacttgaaattacattaataataagataacaatatcctaataaatatcaacaacaacaaaaaataatatattaatcaatcaagcctataataattatatatatgaaaaaaataaaaataatcatcaaaagaagaaattttttttaaaaatacaagaaaaaatatatattgagaaaaaaagcactaaactaaactaacatgggcaacaataacagtttatatgtatatgataatgtcaaaaactccggaactccatacctgaacaagaataagcagagagaaggtctggaagaggtcaaattaattcatatgaaaatgtcgaatgaacggtccccaagtttcttcaaatttaattgatgagtcaaaaacagtgcttctaattttttccaagctcagataagaaatagtttgagagaaccactgaaacgtggtaggaggatttacttctttccagttttgtaatatagaccttctggccattaatgttacaaaagcaatcattcgtctaattgaaggggaaaactgattaccatcctcatttggtataccaaaaattgcagtaataaaatgaggttgtaaatcgatattccaaattgaggaaatggtagcaaatatgtccttccaatagttatgtaaagtgggacatgaccaaaacatatgggtcaatgaagccacatctgaatgacatctgtcacattgagggttaatatgagaatagaatcgagcaagcttatctttagacatatctctatgtacaattttaaattgtattaaagcatgtttagcacatatagaagaagaattaaccatttgtaaaattttttcccatttttctgttgatatattacattgaagttctttttcccattcttgtttaattctacctgatatttctggttgtatcttcataatcatattataaataaaagccactaatcccttctgacagggatttaaggtaaaaatcaaatctgagaaatccattgaagttgaattggggaaagatggtagaactttatgtaaaaaaatttctgatttgtaaatatctaaaaaaattagatttaggtaacttaaatttgttggaaagttggtcgaaagacatcaaactaccttcaaaaaaaagatcacgaaaagaTTTTATACCTtcccttttccatatgctaaaagtttgatctgtcaaagaaggtttgaaaaaaaaattaagtaaaatagggctatcaagaacaaagtttttcagagtaaaaaacttacgaaattgaaaccaaattcgtaatgtatgtttgacaacaggattagatatctgtttattaaatttaactaaatcagcaggaagagaagaactaagaacggagaatagagaatatccctgtacctcattgcattctaaatttacccactgtgggcacagtggtgaatccaaatctaatttccaatatattaggttacgaatattattcgcccaatagtaaaatctaaagttaggtaaagctaaaccaccatcttttttagatttttgtaattgccttttaaaaacctggggtttttattttgccacacaaatgaggaaatttttgaatcaatgttatcaaaaaaaagatttaggaataaaaattggtaaagcttgaaataaatataaaaatttcggtaaaatcatcattttaatagcattaatccgaccaactaatgataaggataggggagaccatcttgtagtaagttgttgaatttgatggagcataggtaaaaaattcagtctaaataaatctttatatttcttggtaatttttatacctaaatagataaagttatcagtaacaactttaaatggtatcctatcattcaataaagtttgcgcgtttaaagggaataaatcactcttatccaagtttagtttataaccagaaaaactaccaaattgagccaacaaggataaaatagcgggaatagacctgtcaggatcagaaatatataacaacaagtcctcagcataaagtgataacttgtgtaacttctcattatgggtaataccaaaaatattaggagattcacgaatagcaatggctaaaggttctaatgcgatattaaataataaaggacttaagggacaaccttgtctcgtaccacgagataatggaaaaaaagaggatctgtaattatttgtaagaacagaagcaacaggtttataatatattagtttgatccatgatataaaattaggacaaaaattaaaatatttcaaagtgttaaataagtatgtccattcaactctatcaaaagctttttcagcatctaatgaaatgacacattctgggattatgggtgatgaagtataaattatattaatcaattttctaacattaaaaaaggaataccgattcctaataaaaccagtttggtcttctgaaataatctgtgatagtaccttttctaacctaatggctaaaatttttgtaagaatcttagagtctacatttaatagtgatatagggcgataagatgcacataaagtaggatccttatcttttttaagaattagagagatagtagcttcataaaaagattgaggtaatctcttcttagcaaatgcatcattaaagatttcacataaccaaggggaaagcaaagaagaaaaagttttaaaaaattctataatataaccatcaggaccaggagctttccctgaattcattaatgagatagcctctcctatttcggccgtagagataggagcatcgaacaaactacgatcttcatctgtcagtttgggaatattgaaattgttaaaaaaaattatccatcatggacagatcgccatcaaattctgattgatataaagatttataaaaatcttgaaaagtgttattgatttctttatgatcagtagttagattaccgtcttgtttacgaattttaataatttgtcgcttagtcgaaatagcttttaattgattagctaacagtttaccagttcgatcactatgaatataaaattgagccctggtcctaattaattgattctcaattgaagaagataataataagctatgctccatttgaagctcaactctcttcttataaagttctttggtaggagtcacggaataaatcttatcaatttctttaattttatccactaataaagcaatatctaaatatctttgttttcttttaccaacggaatatgagataatttgtccacggataaaagccttaaaagagtcccaaagtattcctctgtcaatctcttcagtatagtttgttgagaaaaacaagtcaatttgctgttttatgtaggtgataaattctgggtcttgaagcaaagtagcgttaagtctccaagatctagtattattggaaaagtctgaaatttgatagataacttcaaaggtgcatgatccgaaatagtaatagaatcatatttacaatcagtaacatccgttaataaacgatgatcaataaggaaataatcaattctagaataactgtgatatacatgtgaaaaaaatgaaaattctttatctttagggttcaaaaaccgccatatttcagtaattcccgaatcaaccataaaagaattaataagtaaggctgatctattcggaatttggataggtttagatctatccatcaaaggattcagacaacaattgaaatctccacccattatcaacatatattcatttagattaggaagggaagtaaataagcgtttaaaaaattcagggcagtcaaagtttggagcataaatattaactagaaccacatttcaattaaaaagtgaaccaattatcaacaaaaatctgccctgtggatcagaaataatttcatgatgtgtaaacgaaattgaggggtctataaaaatagacacacccctaattttggcagtacaatttgagtgaaattgttgacccttccagaacctaaaaaaacgttgattatcctccctcctaatatgggtctcctgtgcaaaaataatattagcgtttagTCTACAGAatagtttaaatatttttttacgtttaatcggatgatttaaaccattagtattccaagagataaagttaatagacttatccatcatgccaatattagttgtgtatatcataaaaggttaaaaagacacataacccataattcaggaagaaggaaaaatgattcaggagcaaccggagaacatgacacctcaacaatattaataatttaaagtcggcccataaactaaaagcaaaaaaataaaaagcaaaagcgtgaaaaaagatccctaccccctctcccaacccctcgaaaaagagccaagcggcaggcgcacgaactaatactaatattacccccattttcaagatggcaactccatgaaaagaaagaaaagagaaactatataacacccagatataaatacagggttgtaaaaagaaatatatcaatcaaaatgaaaaaaataatataaaaaagcaaaaaatcattaataaaaaaaggataaccattgaaATTTAaagtagtgtaatatgcctttaaaaaaagattccatattcaaatataagaaaatgacgtttcaaaaacagagacttatgggaagaagaaacgacattttgaaaggaccatattacagaatataaacGTAAATtcgccaatcttttttttaaaaaaggtcatcaaaataagattaaaaaaggattcaataaccactacaatatatataaaaaaaaggtccaaaacTTCAAtacattcgtcccattctcaaatacaggcaaatagacgcttacggaaagcaaagtcttatgggaaaaagaaacgacatcttaaaaaataaatcattattacaaaatcttaacgtgtatatctaatccagaggaaaaaaaacttaattaaaaaaaacattatagtaaaattaaaagagcatctgtaaatcatggtaataaaaaaaaaccaggtctacagaccaaagtaaaaagctataccgcaaCTTCATAAGTTAAAACCTAAAAgcggaatggcgtcttctctccaaaaattcttcaacataacacatagttcaacttgtactagaagaccgatattcttcaacgaatttcttcgcttcttccggagtattaaagaagcgctgactgtcatcactcaacgtaattctgagattcgctgggtatcttaaagcttgtttaagtccaatcgaatgaatctctgccatcactggtttaaaagcgattctcgccctcatcacctcgaatgaataatcctcaacaatacgaaacgttgtttttgtgagaaatcatacc comes from Hypanus sabinus isolate sHypSab1 chromosome 12, sHypSab1.hap1, whole genome shotgun sequence and encodes:
- the commd1 gene encoding COMM domain-containing protein 1 isoform X3 is translated as MEFNQLEAFLTAQTKKQKGITLDQAAVLTKFWKSHKAKIRECLINQNKWENSLRNFSWRVDLKTQSEHLDQINTPVALVELELGKDDRESEFLCLELNENKVNQLLKKITEIEESITALSRTN
- the commd1 gene encoding COMM domain-containing protein 1 isoform X1; this encodes MADVGSKSLCGLLFGLSQITFYRNPAVTEQMLKDELYPELSEQDFQVLVEKMNGILRSITSADMEFNQLEAFLTAQTKKQKGITLDQAAVLTKFWKSHKAKIRECLINQNKWENSLRNFSWRVDLKTQSEHLDQINTPVALVELELGKDDRESEFLCLELNENKVNQLLKKITEIEESITALSRTN
- the commd1 gene encoding COMM domain-containing protein 1 isoform X2, producing the protein MSITSADMEFNQLEAFLTAQTKKQKGITLDQAAVLTKFWKSHKAKIRECLINQNKWENSLRNFSWRVDLKTQSEHLDQINTPVALVELELGKDDRESEFLCLELNENKVNQLLKKITEIEESITALSRTN